The region GACATTGAAATTGAACTCAATATGGAGAAAACGCCTGTCACATCGAGAAACTTCATCCGCTATTGTAAAGAAGGCTTTTATGAAGGCACTATTTTCCATCGCGTGATTAAAGACTTCATGATCCAAGGTGGTGGTTTTACTGAAAATATGCAAGAGAAACCGACGCGTCAAGCTATTGCTAACGAGGCCAATCGTGGTCTTAAAAATGTGATTGGTAGTATTGCTATGGCGCGCACTGATTCTCCACACTCAGCAACGGCTCAGTTTTTCATTAACTTAGATGATAATGACTTTTTAGATCACACAGCCACTACAAACGCAGGTTGGGGCTACACAGCGTTTGGTAAAGTGACAGCAGGCATGGACGTGGTGAACATGATCGCCTTTTCTAGAACCGCCACCGTAAAAGGCCATGAAGACGTACCCAGTGAAGCGATTGTTATCAAGAAAGTCGTCGTTAAATAATTGACCTTGTAAATAATCATAGCGGATGCCCTGGATAATAATGGCATCCTCTTCTTGTCACTTAGAAACAATACGACGCTCTAGCTTTAAAAGATGGGATTTCCCCTCAGATTGCAGTAGGCAGTTCACTGAAGGCATAGCTCACTGAGATGTAGAATTTGCTGATAATCACCACTAACCTCTTCCGGTGAAGCTTCAGGTGTATACCAAATCGCATTTAAACCAGCTTCAATAGCAGGTATAATATCACGATGTAGCATATCGCCGACCATGGTAACGTCACAGGCATCAACGCCAAGTGCTTGTACTACCGCTTGATAATACCCAGCGCTTCCTTTACCTATACCAAGGTTTGATTTGCAAAAGAATGCCAATATATATTCGGCAAGCCCAACTCTTTCAAACGCCGCTTTAATATCTTCTTCACTTGAATCCGCAGCACCTGTGGCTACGTAAATTTTACAGCCCTGCTGTGACAACAACGCAAGCATATCATGTGCGCCAGTGATGGCTTCAACATGTTCCCAGTTGCACATTTTACCTTTCATTTCAGGTGTATTAACCATCAAGGTTCCACCCCAGTCAAACAGATAAATCTTAGCCACTATACGACCCTTTTAGATTAAACCGCGCCATGTGATAAACATTCACATATTGGCCATCCCGAAACGCAAATGCTTTTGACTCACCTTCAATAACAAAACCAAATTTTTCATACAGTGCAATAGCAGGGTGATTATCAGTATAGACCGTTAGTTCAATACGCATGATATTAAGCCAGTTGTCCGTTAACTCAATCAGGTTGGTTAGTAAGGCACTACCAACCCCTTTGCCTTGATAATGACCTTTAACACCCATACCAAACGAACCAACATGGCGCCGGCGCATATTGCTACACACTTCAAAGCCTAAATCCCCAACAATCTCACCATTTATTTCGGCGACAAAGGAATAGAAGTTGGCAGGTACGTTAGCCATACGGTCAGCCCACCTTTTAGCGGATGGATTTGGTAATTGCAGCGTGCCACTGTAAGCATTTTTGCAGGCGTAAATATCTCGAATAGCCAATGCATCTTCGGGTTCTGAGTGTCTTACTTTAATTTCTTCCATGTCATGCTACTCCGTTACAGCTAAATTCTTACTGGCATAATTAATCTTCTATAAATGCTGACTCACTAAATCAGCCATTTCTAACGATTCAAAACCGCCCTCTGCCACCAGCCCAGCAATAACCCCTAATTGATTTTCATGAGGTTGATTTTGGCTTACCTTCCATTGACCCGTTATTGATACAATTTTAAGTTCCAACCCGACAATAGCAGGTAACATTCTTTGTATATATTCAGGCGGTGCATCGTTAACAGACCAAGGGTTTGACTGACCAGCTTCATGTTGATCACTGAGCTTAGTAATGTGCTTTAAGATCCAGGTATCATCATGAATACACTTCATCGAACCTTTTACATGCACGGCAACATAATTCCATGTCGGCACTGCTCTGCCCGTTTTTTGCTTAGTTGGATAATGGTTTGGCGAGATATAGCCATTTGATCCATGAAAAACAAGTAATACTTCCGCATTATCGTTTAATATTTTCCATACTGGATTGGCTTTGGCAACATGCCCTTGCAATACATCCAAACCCTGAGAGGTGTCGAATATAAATGGGATGTGATTGGCTTCTAAACCCGAGTCTGAATGACTGATTAATGTCGCTAAAGGATAGTTCACAATTAAGTCTTTTAACTTATCGTAATCTGTTTGTTTAAACTTCCCTGGGATATGCATTATCTCTCCTTGAAATCAGTTCTTATACCAATATAACTAATCTGTTTCCTTCCTATATTTTCAATACCTTACCACGAATTATTCCATCAAATACAGAGCAAATAAAAAGTACCTATATTCCTCCTAGGTCATAGTTTGACTTGGAAATGATATTTCTAATACCACACATTCTTGTTCACAAATAAACGGCCCATGAACTTCACTCGGTGGGCGACTAGCGTAATCCCCTGCTTCTAGCCAAACATCAAAAGCTACATCAAAGAGACGACCAGATACGATGTATATTTCTTCTGGATATTCATGAGACTTACCACCAAACATTGAAGTATCAGCACCCGCTTTGAATCGAGTTAAACGAGTGTAATCTCCCGTGACAGGGTCCATAGATAACGTTAGCTGCTCAAGGTCACCATTTGAACCCTCAATCGCATCCCATTGGCTTTTACTCGTCGATGCTAATGTATTCCAATACTGAATTGTGCTTTTACTCATAATACCGACCTCCCTGTGTAAAAATGCACCCAACTCTTTATTTTTGCTTAAGAATCAGTGAACTAAAATATATCATTGCTGAGCCAGACAACCTTTGAACCCAATTACCGATTTTAGAATTTTTGGCTGATGATTTTATTCTGTCAATTGCGAAAGTAACGCCTGTGAACCAAAAAAATATAATGCTCGCATGAATTGAAACTAAAGAAAATGCATTCAAATATGAGAAGTTGTCAGGTGATATAAATTGAGGAAAGGCTGCTAAGTAGAACATAGATACCTTGGGATTTAATATTTGAGTTATAAACCCTTCATTAAAATAACTAAGCCCCTTTCTTTCAGTGCTAGTTATGTTTTTCGTTTCTTTATCGTTATTGGTGGTTTTATAAGAGTTAATGATTGCCTTAACCCCAATATAGAACAAATACCCAGCACCCAATATTTTCACGATGAAATATAGATCGGCAGATTGCATCAATAAGGCTGAAAAACCAAAAATTGAAAGTGCACCATGAAAAAACGTAGCCACCGTTAACCCCCAAATATTAAGGATTGAAGCGTGCTTCCCTTGTGCTGATGCCGTTTTTAAAATCAATACCCCATTTGGTCCTGGCGATATCACTAAAAGTAGTGCGATTAAGCTAAACGCTAATATGTCATTCACAATTAAGTTCTCCATTAATAGAAAACCATAATATTTCATAAAGCACACATTGTTAAGTTATTCGGTTTACGTTGGTAGATTTGGAATGAAATACTTTAATTACTGATTTAATTGTCTGTGATATGGCATGATCTGCGATCAGATCTTCTGCCGGATTTACCTAGAAGTTAACTTACTATTTTCTTTGACATATTGTAGCCAGTAATAGCGAAACCAACTTCTTGATACAACTTTAACGCTCTTTGATTATGGTAAGCCACTCTTAACTTTATTTGCTCAATCCCAGCTGATTGCAATCGAGATTCAAGTGCTTGAATAGCTAATTTCCCATAACCATTATTACGGCTATTCGAGAAAATGAAAAAATCATAAATGAATGTCGATTTTTCACTTACCTTAATCGAATGCCACAGATAACCGACAAGGTTAGACTCTGACTCAATGCACAATAGTTCATGTTCATCGGTTTCCAACCCACCCGGAAAGCAACGAAGAAGATCTTGTTTGGCTAATTCGATAGCCCTTTCCATTGAGTGACCATAATTCTGAGCTATTTCGTGACTGTAATCATCAATGAAATAATCACAATAAGCGGGGTATTCACTTGCTGTCATTGGCCGAAGTTGGATCATAATTAGTCCTTTAAAATGAGAATAAGATTACAGTGATTAAATACCCGATTTATTACACTTTCTTATCAAGTCCACTTTGGTGCTGGTGGCTTATATGACTGAATAGAGGATAACAACGTTTCTGGGTTATCTGTGTTGATGATCATTTCGGCATATTCGCGTGTCAAAAAACCAGAGTACGACATATGATCAACCATGTTCATCAGCTGATCATAAAATCCAAGCACATTATAAAATGCACATGGTTTGGTATGGAGCCCTAATTGTGCCGACGTTAATGCTTCAAATATTTCTTCTAGCGTGCCGACTCCGCCAGGAAGTGCAACGAAAGCATCAGCCATCTCAGCCATTATCGCTTTTCTTTCGTGCATATCGGAAACAACTTTAAGCTCAGTTAGATTTTGATGTGCGATTTCCTTGTTTTTAAGATGTTCTGGAATTACACCGTAAACTTTCCCACCATGAGCAAGGACAGAATCAGCAATCACTCCCATCAGACCTACTTTACTACCACCGTAAACCACATCAATGCCATTGTTGGCAAAGAACTTTCCTAACATAACCGTAGCTTTAATAAATTCTGGATTATCACCACTGCTTGAGCCACAAAATACTGCGATTCTCATGATTATTCATTTCCTTGTTTAACGTTGTTAGCAACTAACCGCTCATTAAATGGAATACCGTATAACGTGAATTTCAATGATATAATAACGATGATCTATTTTTACTTTTCAACCTCGAACACCATAGAAATCTCATTTCCAATCAAATCAGCCATCGAATCCTCTATTTTAAAACCAGACTTCTCGTAAGATCTGATCGCGCTTTTATTATCTGGATAAACATCAAGCTTAAGAGTAGCGACGTCAAGCTCTGTGGAAGCGTACTTTTTCGCTAATGAAAGTAAGCTTATGCCAATACTGTTACCACGATAGCTGGACTCAACATACATTTGAGTAATATTTGCGCTGTCAGTCGATTGTGGGGTTACACCGCATAAACCAACTAACTTAGTGCCATGAAATGCACCTAGCATAATATTATTTTGGCAGCCTTCTTCAATCAGTCTTTCAAAATACAGAGTCTGAAAATTAACTTGCTCTAGGTACTTTGAACCAAAGCAGTCAGGGTGTAACTTTAAACTTTCCAAGCGCACGTGACGATACTGCAGGCTGTCATCAGGTATTAAGGCTCTGTATTTAATATCCATATTGTCCTCTATCAACTGATTTTTTAGCGAGTAATAGTCCATGATTACTTGACCCTAACAGAGACGGCTCATCGCATATCTTAAGATGATAATTCAACCATGTCTTATATTGCTCTGGCGTAAAGTGATTAACGCCAGATGAGATATATCGATTAAAGCCATCAGTAGCTACATGCCGTAATTTAGTAAAACCATGTTCACTGACAAGGCTTTCCATTTCTGCGGGTGTGGCAAAGTACCCCACGTTAAAAAAGCTATCAGCAAACTGACTTGGAACCAAACCTGATTCTAAAAGTGTGGATAGAATCTCAGGTGTAATTAGCTCCGGATATTGCTGAGCAAACATGCCAGCAACGAAATAACGCGAAATGTAAGCAACCGCTAACACACCACCCGGTTTTAGGATCCGATAAGCTTCCGAGATAGCCTGCTCACGCAGCTCTTGAGTCTGTAAGTGATAGAGAGGTCCGAGAATAACGCAAAGATCATATGAGTTACTCTCAATAAAAGGAATAGAGCATGCATTACCCTCATGAATTGAAAGTGTTATATTTTGTTCTTTGGCTTTACGCTGCAGAATATTAACTTGATCTGGAGCTAGCTCAACGGCTGTTGTATCACAACCCATGTTGGCAAATTTGAGCGAATAACGCCCTGTAGCTGCACCGAGTTCAATGACTTTTATTTTTGGAGCAAGGTATTCTTTCAATACATGCATTGTTGTATCAAATTCCATTTGCGCAATGAACTGCCGAGTAAGACGACTATCTTCATTAGCATCGGTATATTGCGCTATTAATTCTTCCATGATGCTTCCTTACAGACACTGCAGCCTGTTATACAGGGCTGCTAAATTAATTTTTCCATGACAAAATTTATTAACTTTTGCCCTCTGACTTCTACTAGTTGCTCTTTAAATAAAGTAAACCCGAGGTGTTCATAGAATGGGCGAGCGGTCACACTCACTTCAGAATAGTATCGGGTTATTCCCTTCTTCAGGCCAATAGAAAAAACGTGATTCATTAACGCCCTGCCAATACCTTGGCCTTGATACTCGAAATGGCAAAAGAAATGATCGATCAACCCATCATCTTGCAGGTCTGTATACCCAACGATAACGCCATCCATTTCAGCAACAAATGGTGATAAGCTCGTCATTCTAGTTTTCCAGAATTCAAAGTCAAATGAATCAGGTGCCCATGCTTCAACCTGCGCTTGAGAGTAGTCGCGGGTATTGATATGACGAACAGTATTAAAAAATATGTCCCATAGCACTTTAGCATCACTTTCAATGTAGTTCCGAATGATTATCACTGTAATCTCGCCTCTTGAAATTTAACGTCCATTCAATGACCTAAAGTGCTAACGATAAGAAATAATATATATTACAAAGGGGTGATCGACAATACCGAGCATAACTAAAGTGATATAAGTAGTAGGCATTATATTCGAATAAAAACGCTACTTTAGATAACTAAAACAGCGCAGGGTTCAGAAGTAACAAGACTCTGCTACAAAGGATCTATTCTGATCTAACGTATCTACAATATATCGCGAGATTTAAAAACGTCCTTGGCGACAAACATATCATTGAGTGATGCAGGAAAACCGGCGTAAACTGACATTTGTAGAATAACCTCAGTCACTTCATTTGGCGTGCAACCAACATTCAATGCACCATTGATATGAACATTCAATTGCGGCTGGCAATTACCTAGCGCTGTTAATGCTGCAACAGTTGCTAGTTCTCTGATCCTTAAATCTAAACCATTGCGCTGATAGATATCACCAAAAGGATACTCAATAATGTACTTAGCTAAATCAGGACATATGTCCTCCAAACTGCTAATTACATTTAGACCGGCGTCACCATCAATTTCATTTAGCTTATCTAGACCTTTTATGTATCTTTGATTTTCCATGTTCTACTCCAGCTGATAAAAACTAGAGTTACCATAGCGCTTAGAGTTAACTCTAAGTCAACAGCTAAACATGGTTGTCGTAATATTTAATTTTTTTCTTCAAGGCTTCAAGGTGCTCAAGTTCTGTTGTTATTCTCGCTTCAAGCATTTCAGAATGAAGCACCAATAAAGCTTGTCTCTCGCTGGCAGTTTCGCTTCCTTCTTCACGCAAGTGCGCATAGTGCAATATCTGCTTTAATGGCATAGCCGTTTCTTTAAGTCTAATGATAAATGCGATCCATTCGAGATCTTTCTTAGCGTAATCACGATGACCGCTTTGATTCCGATACACAGGCGCTAACAAGCCAATTTTTTCGTAATACCTTAGAGTATGAGCCGACAAGCCTGTATCCGCAGAGAATTGGCTAATGTTCATTTAAATTTCCTTATCTATATCGCATTGTAGACACTTACACTGTTTTATAAGCTGTAGTAAAACGGTGAAATATACCCGAATTTATACTAAGCCGTAGGTATTAAAACTATGAACTAGATCTCATTTTCAGTGGTTCTCCTTTTATACTGAGGATCATGTATAGTGGCGCGCGGCGACTATCTCTAATGCGAATAGCAAAGTGCAGAGTCAATAAATAGGGCATGCAATTGCTCTTATCCCGCGCATTAAGATTATCGCCACAACAATAACCCCAAGGAGACCTATGTTAGACCCTGTGTTTTATCAATTTTCAACAAGTACAACTCTTATACTCTTAGTTGGCTTTTACGGCCTTACATTTCTCTTCTCAACGCTAGCTTCAAAAAAATCCGACAGTGTCGATGGTTATATGGTTGCTAATGGCGCAGTCGGATTCGGCATAGCAGCAGCAAGCATGACAGCGACGTGGATTTGGGCAGCCTCTTTTTACGGCGCGGCAAGTTCAGGCTACCAATACGGTTTATCCGGCTCTTTACACTACGGATTCTGGGGAGCCTTGATGATATTGTTTATCTATCCCTACGGCCAACGCTTCCGTGAACTAGCCCCTAGAGCACGTACCTTAGCAGAAATAATGCAAGCAAGGCACGGAACTTCAAGCCAGCTTATCTTAGCGGTTTCAAACTTAGTTGGCAGCATCATCAGCCTAATGGTTAACTTCACCGCTGCAGGCGCGTTAGTTTCGGTATTAACCCCACTGTCTTTCGAAGTTGGCGTATTAATCGCTGGTGTTGGCGTTTTATCTTATACTTTGTGGTCCGGTTTTAGAGCATCGATATTAACTGATTTCGCTCAAGTAGTTGCCATGATGGTTGTCGCTATTGTATTAATCCCTTGGATCTATTTCAGCATGGGCGGTTCAGAAGCACTCTCACAAGGCTTCGATATAATCACAGCTGAGCAGGCCGATTTCTTCTCGACTAAAGCAATGTTAGAACAAGGTGCACCATTCTTTGTCGCGGTTCTTGCCTACGGTATTGGTAATCAGACCATTGCCCAGCGACTGTTCGCGGTACGCCAAGACCTCATTAAATCGTCATTTATTACCGCTACACTCGGTTACGGTTCAATCGTCATCGGTTTAGGTATGCTCGGTATGATGGCACTGTTTATGGGCATGACGCCGTATGAGGGCGATCTAAACAATCTCATCCCACAAGTCGCTTCAACTTATCTACCACCTGTTGCTATAGGTATGCTATTTATCTTAGTGATTGGCTCTCTTTCATCTACGGCTGATTCAGATCTGTCGGCACTTTCTGCCATTGTCATGACAGATATATATGCGAAGAACTTAGCAAAAGGTAAAATCGACAATAAGAAGATGCTGCTGTTAGGCCGTATAACCATGATTATCGCGACAGCGCTGGGGTTGATTCTAGCGAGTTTCTCACTCGACATTCTAGTAATGCTGGTATTTGTCGGGGCATTATGGGGCACACTAGTATTTCCAGTAATTGCTAGCTGTTACTGGGACAGAGTCACCAACCGCGCTTTCTTAAGTGCTGTACTCGGTGGTTTAACCTTATTTTGTCTGGTTCGTTTTGAATGGATAGCACTTATTGGTGCATGGGCGTCAAGCCTAGAGTTCATTGCCGCGGTCGGTGGTGGTACTGTGATTGGCTTAATGTTCTTTGGTTTTACAAATCGCAACGTAGCACTTATTGCGGGGTCGATTGTAGGAATGTTATGCGCTTACTATTTCCATGATTTCTTACGTGACTACACGGTATTACTTGGCTCTTTAGTTGCCTACGGTGCAAGTACCCTAATCTGTACTGCGGTTAGCTTAACGAGCAACGAACGCTTTGACTTTGCGTTGATCCATGAACGTATTCAACACTTTGATGATTAATAACCATTTAATAATTTACAGCTAGGAGCACAATATGATGTTATCACTCTATATTTTGATATGGCCAGTCATTTCAGCTGCAGTGCTGTTCGTGATAGTCCGCGCTTTTTTTAAAGATATGGCAGAAGCCAAGCGCGAAGAACGCGATATTATTTAAATAAAAATCAGGGTACCCAATATGCTTGGATACCCTGATTTAGTTTAACGCTATTAGTTCAGAACGCTGACGTTATTTACCGTTACCCTTACCTTTTTTATTCTTATACCAATCTTTTTTCTGCTTACCACGGCTTGAAGCCCAATCTAATATTTCGGGGTAATCCTGAGATAAATCGACTTTCTCTTTTGGATGTTCCCATATTTGCGGAATAATCATCGCCCAAGGCAAGTTATTTTCCGTTTGATAATACTTGTCCGTGCCTTTATTGGTATCATCATGACCTGTGCCAAACTTCCTTTTAGATGCATACTTAGTCGGTCGATAACCCGGGAAGTGCACCTCAATGACTTCACCATTACCCAACTTGCGTGAAATAAAGGTATTGTAAGGTGCTGAACCAAATGTATTTTCATCCACAGGGTTTTTTAAGTTAATGGTCAGCGTGAACATAGCGCCGGTGACTTTAGGGCTATTAGACTCGGTATTAGCAAATTTAAATCCTTTTGGCGACGGTAACGCCGATTCAATATCCTCGATAATAACAAACATGGTCTGGTTACCATCTGCAATCGGTGTTAATGCCACGGCATGAGAATTTAGCCCCATGGTTGCCGATGCGATATTAGTAATGGGGGTATTAAAACTTACCTGAAGTGCATTTTTATAAGACGCGCCCCTCGCGACAGGTTGTAGTTTGAGAATGATTTTAGTTATTTGCCCATCCACTTTTGTTTCTGTCGCATTATAGTTAATCACCACATCATTAAAATCATAGTCACCTTTGTTAGGCCAAAAGTCTTCAAACGCCATTGTGCCCATTTGATTATCAGCAGGTGAATAAGCAGTACTGGCGACTAATGGTTCTGGTACATCAGTGACTTCTAACGGCGCTGTATCATATTGATTAACCTCAAGACCATCACTAAAGGTATCATTATCACTGTCTGCATCAAGTGGATCGGTAAGATGTAGATTAAGTTCTTCATTATCTGTCAAACCATCACCATCGGTATCAGCCAGTGACGGGTTGGTGGCTAACTCATTCACTTCAATTTCATCAGATAATCCATCGCCATCGGTATCAACTAATCCTGGGTCTGTTTTAAGGATGTTTACTTCCATTTCATCAGTAAAGCCATCACCATCAGTATCTGATAAAGTCGGGTCTGAATTATAAAAGATAACTTCTTCTAAATCAGTTAAGGTATCTTGGTCGGTATCACTTAGCAGCGGATCAGATTGGTAAATAGTCACTTCTTCAAAATCAGTTAACCCGTCACCATCACTGTCAGGGTTATTCGGTGATGTATTTAAAATATCCGTTTCATCACTATTCGTTAAGCCATCACCATCAATATCATTGGGATTTACAATCGCTTCAGCTACTGGGTTATCCAATGTTGCTAAGGTATTTTCTAAATCTATTTCAGCTTGCGTGGCTTGAGTTTGCACATTCAATGCATAGACATAAACCTCACCTGGTACACTTTTTTTAATTTTTTTATTATAAGCGCCAACGGTGACATAGCTTGCAGAAATGCCTACTGCATGACCAAAATTGTCCTGTGACACACCGTCAACAGCTGTAAATTCAAATTGCTCTAGCCACACATCATCAACCAGCTTGAACAACATCGCTTTACCTGATGATGAATTAGCATTTTCAGCGCCCACGGCAAGATGTGCACCAACAATCGCGATAGAACTGCCAAATTGATCACCCGTAAGACCATTTACAGCGGTCAATTTGGCTTGGTTAATCCATACATTATCTTTGCGTTTATATACGTACACAGCGCCTTTTGTAGTCGCGTTGCTCACATGTGGATCATTTTCTAACGGCGCGCCAACAATAGCGTAATCCTTAGAAATAGCCACTGAAGAGGCGTACTTGGCACTGCGCGTAACTAAACCGCCTTTGAGTGTTGCCTGTTTAGTCCAAGTATCATCATATTTATAAATATAAGCAGATCCTTCTTTGGTTTTACCAGACTCACCATCGCCAATGATCAAGTAACCTTCAGATATACTCACTGCGGACCCAAACTTTTTACTTCTAACCTCAGAATCAGGTGTGATGGTGGTGTTTAATATCCAATTTGCACCTGTTCGTTTGTAAACATAAACAGCGCCATCATCATTGGCACCGCCTGGGGAAC is a window of Moritella sp. Urea-trap-13 DNA encoding:
- a CDS encoding LruC domain-containing protein, with protein sequence MPNLTKYSDVLLFILLVVTSLCSVPVNAAPILQSQLANGSTKSVANFGTAVAVTDSFTLVGSPGKQSDHGEACFFFRQQSTWTMTHCLTPVSDTQSTIKQFGRAVAASDQSAIIAARHQGGQTGAVYIFNYDNGVWSQQLELTKPGVAINNFFGQSVSISGDLAAIGSPGGANDDGAVYVYKRTGANWILNTTITPDSEVRSKKFGSAVSISEGYLIIGDGESGKTKEGSAYIYKYDDTWTKQATLKGGLVTRSAKYASSVAISKDYAIVGAPLENDPHVSNATTKGAVYVYKRKDNVWINQAKLTAVNGLTGDQFGSSIAIVGAHLAVGAENANSSSGKAMLFKLVDDVWLEQFEFTAVDGVSQDNFGHAVGISASYVTVGAYNKKIKKSVPGEVYVYALNVQTQATQAEIDLENTLATLDNPVAEAIVNPNDIDGDGLTNSDETDILNTSPNNPDSDGDGLTDFEEVTIYQSDPLLSDTDQDTLTDLEEVIFYNSDPTLSDTDGDGFTDEMEVNILKTDPGLVDTDGDGLSDEIEVNELATNPSLADTDGDGLTDNEELNLHLTDPLDADSDNDTFSDGLEVNQYDTAPLEVTDVPEPLVASTAYSPADNQMGTMAFEDFWPNKGDYDFNDVVINYNATETKVDGQITKIILKLQPVARGASYKNALQVSFNTPITNIASATMGLNSHAVALTPIADGNQTMFVIIEDIESALPSPKGFKFANTESNSPKVTGAMFTLTINLKNPVDENTFGSAPYNTFISRKLGNGEVIEVHFPGYRPTKYASKRKFGTGHDDTNKGTDKYYQTENNLPWAMIIPQIWEHPKEKVDLSQDYPEILDWASSRGKQKKDWYKNKKGKGNGK